Proteins encoded in a region of the Orenia metallireducens genome:
- a CDS encoding AAA family ATPase, with amino-acid sequence MVSIKSIELINFQSHENSKLNLDQGLNVITGPSDQGKSAIIRALRWVLYNEPRGNDFIRHGKKKCQVGIELSNGFKIIRKRTPSKNRYILTTPEGEEHIFEKVGSGVPEEILKIHGMRKIYLGTDDETTLNIDYQLEGAFLLTDSGSIRAKTLGRLINVHVVDVAIQNTTRDIKRNNAEQSQLLELIAENEEKLKEFDDLDKIKEDINSQKQILLELKNSNNRLEKLKYLKNREEQIASEQKEIDKILNQLSNLDKLEVIYSSLADNSSRLDKLKVYLKDYREEQAELNICTKILDKLEDMDELFKIYEQLSLSVNRLRSLNKYFMDYKKQEHSIKVGKRILEELEGLGKVEEICNLLSEESSKFAFLIKYHQAYQENIRDIEANQKVTESSKNVIKALDIIDKELPYLLEKAKTLSKVLTKQKSMRAEYRKEYIQAKSLTNIDKAEEIVGIMLEEKVKLAKLLEFNQARAKNLREIDQLSTLLAEQENKVNQLAKAYGDYLKEEGRCPTCLSTVDENVIEHILEEIKGQ; translated from the coding sequence ATGGTAAGTATTAAAAGTATTGAGCTAATAAATTTTCAATCCCATGAGAATAGTAAATTAAATCTTGATCAAGGATTGAATGTTATTACAGGACCCTCTGATCAAGGAAAATCGGCAATCATTAGGGCTCTAAGGTGGGTCTTATATAATGAGCCTAGAGGAAATGATTTTATTCGCCATGGTAAGAAGAAGTGCCAGGTGGGGATTGAGTTGAGTAATGGCTTTAAGATTATTCGAAAGCGTACTCCTAGTAAGAATAGGTATATCTTAACTACCCCTGAAGGTGAAGAACATATCTTTGAGAAGGTAGGTAGTGGAGTTCCTGAAGAGATATTGAAGATTCATGGGATGAGAAAAATCTATTTAGGTACAGATGATGAGACTACTTTGAATATAGATTATCAATTGGAAGGAGCATTTCTTTTAACTGATAGTGGTTCGATTAGAGCAAAGACCTTAGGTAGATTGATCAATGTCCATGTTGTTGATGTAGCTATCCAAAATACTACTAGAGATATTAAAAGAAATAATGCAGAACAGAGCCAACTATTAGAATTGATTGCAGAGAATGAGGAGAAGTTAAAAGAATTTGATGACTTAGATAAAATTAAAGAGGATATTAATTCTCAAAAGCAGATATTACTTGAATTAAAGAATAGTAATAATAGATTAGAAAAATTAAAGTATCTTAAAAATAGAGAAGAGCAGATTGCCTCTGAGCAAAAAGAGATTGATAAAATATTGAATCAACTAAGTAATTTAGATAAGCTAGAGGTGATTTATTCTAGTTTGGCTGATAATAGTAGCAGGTTAGATAAGTTAAAAGTTTATCTAAAGGATTACAGAGAAGAACAAGCAGAATTGAATATTTGTACTAAAATATTAGATAAGTTAGAGGATATGGATGAACTATTTAAGATATATGAGCAACTAAGTTTAAGTGTTAATAGACTGAGGTCCTTAAATAAGTATTTTATGGATTATAAGAAGCAAGAGCATAGTATCAAGGTTGGAAAGAGGATACTAGAAGAGCTTGAGGGGCTAGGTAAGGTAGAAGAGATATGTAATTTACTCAGTGAAGAGAGTAGTAAGTTTGCTTTTTTAATCAAATACCATCAAGCTTATCAGGAGAATATCAGAGATATAGAGGCTAACCAGAAGGTTACTGAATCAAGTAAGAATGTTATTAAAGCATTAGATATTATAGATAAAGAGTTACCTTATCTCTTAGAAAAGGCTAAGACTTTAAGTAAAGTATTAACTAAACAGAAGTCAATGAGAGCTGAGTATAGAAAAGAGTATATCCAAGCTAAATCATTAACCAATATAGATAAGGCAGAAGAGATAGTTGGTATTATGCTTGAAGAGAAGGTTAAACTTGCCAAGTTATTGGAATTTAACCAAGCTAGGGCAAAGAATTTAAGAGAGATTGATCAATTATCTACTTTGTTAGCAGAGCAGGAGAATAAGGTCAATCAACTAGCTAAAGCTTATGGTGACTATTTAAAAGAAGAAGGAAGATGTCCAACTTGTTTAAGTACTGTTGATGAGAATGTGATAGAGCATATCTTAGAAGAGATAAAAGGGCAATGA
- a CDS encoding metallophosphoesterase: protein MKLLFLTDTHIRGTNPSRRLDDFKETLLRKLEEVREIAIEEEVDYILHGGDLFDRPDTAPSVVGEFVKLLRTYPKPIYIVAGNHDLYGHNPQTLPRTMLGLLIASGVVNLIPDKPILLDGESGITLQLSGRNFDYTLDNKDSNAYHVKKSSSADYAIHIVHGMLLDRPFFESGFTLIEGVETEADITIAGHYHLGFGVREYKGRYFLNPGSLVRASADIKEINRTPQVAIIELKDEVNITLRKLKSAPKGKEVLDRRAIEEEKFRERKLAEFIRQIKASDEFKVFSIDAILNKIASNKGLEEGTIKEALHRLELAQEEVGQGGENN from the coding sequence ATGAAACTCTTATTTTTGACAGATACCCATATTAGAGGTACAAATCCAAGTAGAAGATTGGATGACTTTAAAGAGACCTTATTGAGGAAGTTAGAAGAGGTTAGAGAAATTGCAATTGAGGAAGAGGTTGATTATATTCTCCATGGTGGAGATTTATTTGACCGACCAGATACAGCTCCTTCTGTGGTTGGTGAGTTTGTTAAGTTATTAAGGACTTATCCTAAACCAATTTACATAGTAGCAGGAAACCATGATTTATATGGTCATAACCCTCAAACATTACCACGAACAATGCTAGGATTATTGATTGCTTCAGGGGTTGTTAATTTGATTCCTGATAAGCCGATCTTATTAGATGGTGAAAGTGGTATAACCTTACAACTATCTGGAAGGAACTTCGATTATACCCTAGATAATAAGGATAGTAATGCTTATCATGTTAAAAAGAGTAGTAGTGCTGATTATGCTATCCATATAGTTCATGGGATGTTATTGGATAGACCCTTCTTTGAATCTGGATTTACTTTAATTGAAGGTGTAGAGACAGAGGCAGATATTACTATTGCAGGCCATTATCATTTAGGCTTTGGGGTAAGGGAATATAAAGGTAGATATTTCTTAAATCCAGGCTCTTTAGTAAGGGCAAGTGCTGATATCAAAGAGATTAATAGAACTCCTCAAGTAGCTATTATTGAGTTGAAGGATGAGGTTAATATTACTCTAAGAAAGCTAAAGTCTGCCCCAAAAGGTAAAGAGGTCTTAGATCGTAGAGCTATTGAGGAAGAGAAGTTTAGGGAGAGGAAACTGGCTGAATTTATCAGACAGATAAAGGCTTCCGATGAATTTAAGGTCTTTAGTATCGATGCCATCTTAAATAAGATAGCTAGTAATAAAGGATTAGAAGAAGGTACAATTAAAGAAGCATTACACAGGTTGGAGTTGGCACAGGAAGAAGTTGGTCAAGGTGGTGAGAATAATTAA
- a CDS encoding RecX family transcriptional regulator → MDFVGEITKIEAQKRDSGRCSIFVDGEFLMGIDAELIYKFNLKKGYKLTEDILEYILNQEEFIQAKKAAFNLLSYRQRSYQELKDRLADKGFDEFIIEQVIRVLERLNYIDDREFAGAWIRDRVTRNYGPWVIKMQLKEKGVDERIINEVLDTEYSYDLQYQNAFKLAKKKEKRYRKYDDWEKRNKLAQSLQRKGFSFDIINLVLDDLDKE, encoded by the coding sequence ATGGATTTTGTTGGAGAAATAACTAAGATTGAAGCTCAAAAGAGAGATAGTGGAAGGTGTTCTATCTTTGTTGATGGGGAATTTTTGATGGGAATAGATGCAGAGTTAATTTATAAATTTAATTTAAAGAAAGGCTATAAATTAACAGAGGACATCTTAGAGTATATCTTAAATCAAGAAGAATTTATTCAAGCCAAAAAGGCTGCTTTTAACCTTTTATCTTATCGGCAGAGAAGTTATCAAGAGTTAAAGGATAGGTTAGCTGATAAAGGTTTTGATGAATTTATTATTGAACAGGTAATTAGAGTATTAGAGAGATTAAATTATATTGATGATAGAGAGTTTGCAGGGGCTTGGATTAGAGATAGGGTAACTAGAAATTATGGACCTTGGGTAATTAAGATGCAGCTTAAGGAAAAAGGTGTAGATGAGAGAATAATTAATGAGGTATTAGATACTGAATACAGTTATGATCTCCAGTATCAGAATGCTTTTAAGCTGGCTAAGAAGAAGGAGAAGCGATACCGGAAATATGATGATTGGGAGAAACGAAATAAATTAGCTCAATCATTACAAAGAAAGGGGTTCAGCTTTGATATTATTAATTTAGTTTTAGATGATTTAGATAAGGAGTGA
- the recA gene encoding recombinase RecA, translating to MSLAEKKKALERTLSQIEKEFGKGSIMKLGEAKVMDVEAISTGALSLDVALGVGGVPKGRIIEVYGPESSGKTTVTLHMIAEVQKEGGVAAFIDAEHALDPKYAQNLGVNIDELLVSQPNTGEDALEICEALARSGAVDLIVIDSVAALVPKAEIEGEMGDAHVGLQARLMSQAMRKLSGVLSKSKCTCVFINQIREKVGVMFGSPETTSGGRALKFYSSVRLDVRRRQTIKDGDEYLGSRTQVKVVKNKVAAPFKTAEFDIMYGTGISAAGCILDMAVDYDIVDRAGSWYSYGDDHREQGRDNFKNYLETKPELLKEIERKVKVKLGIIQEEAKPEKEDKDKAKDTKGKKENKESA from the coding sequence ATGTCATTAGCAGAAAAGAAGAAAGCTTTAGAGAGAACACTTAGCCAGATTGAGAAGGAATTTGGTAAAGGCTCAATCATGAAGTTAGGTGAAGCTAAGGTTATGGATGTAGAGGCTATCTCTACAGGTGCTTTATCTTTAGATGTGGCTTTAGGTGTAGGTGGTGTTCCTAAAGGGAGAATTATAGAGGTTTATGGTCCAGAGAGTTCTGGTAAGACTACAGTAACCCTACATATGATTGCGGAGGTGCAAAAAGAAGGTGGAGTAGCTGCGTTTATTGACGCAGAGCATGCCTTGGATCCTAAATATGCTCAGAATCTAGGAGTGAATATTGATGAACTTTTAGTATCCCAACCTAATACAGGAGAGGATGCTTTAGAGATATGTGAAGCGTTGGCTCGTAGTGGTGCTGTAGACTTAATTGTTATTGACTCAGTAGCAGCATTGGTACCAAAGGCTGAAATTGAAGGTGAGATGGGTGATGCTCATGTTGGACTTCAAGCACGTTTGATGTCTCAAGCGATGAGAAAGTTATCTGGTGTATTAAGTAAATCTAAATGTACATGTGTCTTTATTAACCAAATCCGTGAAAAAGTTGGAGTAATGTTTGGTAGTCCAGAGACTACTTCTGGTGGACGAGCTCTTAAATTCTACTCTTCAGTTAGATTAGATGTAAGAAGAAGACAGACTATTAAAGATGGTGATGAATATCTAGGTAGTAGAACACAAGTAAAGGTAGTTAAGAATAAGGTTGCAGCTCCATTTAAAACTGCTGAATTTGATATTATGTATGGTACTGGAATTTCAGCAGCAGGCTGTATTTTAGATATGGCAGTAGATTATGACATAGTTGATAGGGCTGGTTCTTGGTACTCTTATGGTGATGACCATAGAGAGCAAGGTAGGGATAACTTTAAAAATTATTTAGAGACCAAGCCAGAGCTATTAAAAGAGATTGAGCGTAAGGTTAAGGTTAAGCTGGGAATAATTCAAGAAGAAGCTAAACCTGAGAAGGAAGACAAGGATAAAGCTAAAGATACTAAAGGAAAGAAAGAGAATAAAGAGTCAGCTTAA
- a CDS encoding 2'-5' RNA ligase family protein: protein MIWTGIDDGQENLKKLQQLVEESMLDLGFKRESHSYIPHITLGRTSPSGEEFYVN, encoded by the coding sequence GTGATTTGGACTGGAATAGATGATGGACAAGAGAATTTAAAGAAATTACAACAGTTGGTTGAAGAGTCAATGCTGGATTTGGGGTTTAAGAGGGAGTCTCATAGTTATATTCCTCATATTACTTTAGGCAGGACAAGTCCGTCAGGAGAAGAATTTTACGTTAATTAG
- a CDS encoding metallophosphoesterase family protein encodes MGRVILAAVIILFLINFTSAKVYKLSAFDVEINLKISDQPATVFDFPPVGRIKAATHKSPLDINLTLDAIHQERLNSIIENINSKDELISLLKEKGNIVVQLFVIRLIVIAILGGIVGASLINFDRQSILIGTITGIIIVLILSSMTYYTYDLSKFNDPNFEGMLEAAPWMIGMIQKGLDSIDQLGEEMQLIASNMAELFSKVDTLRPLSRVTGDLKVLHITDIHNNPVALPFVEQIVDSFAVDLIIDTGDITDYGTPLEGELLRRIDDLNVPYIFIAGNHDSPDIVESMREFENVIVLQADVINIKGLVVAGVEDPAAKSNQIKPLQEEDMEEYKQGLEELIARLKVSPDIVITHNFKLGKGLLGEIPLLLHGHDHVFKIYDIKGTTIIDAGTTGASGIRGLQSEQGIPYSVALLHYNKEEEVNLEKWSLDVVDIIKFYDRHSGFILERKLINDKEMDKEEGD; translated from the coding sequence GTGGGAAGAGTAATTTTAGCAGCTGTAATTATATTATTTTTAATTAATTTTACTTCTGCAAAGGTATATAAATTAAGTGCTTTTGATGTTGAAATTAATTTAAAGATATCAGATCAACCAGCTACAGTCTTTGATTTTCCTCCTGTAGGTAGAATCAAAGCTGCTACCCATAAGTCTCCTTTAGATATAAACTTGACCTTAGATGCCATTCATCAAGAGAGGTTAAACTCAATAATTGAGAATATCAATAGTAAAGATGAGTTAATATCTCTACTAAAAGAGAAGGGGAATATTGTTGTTCAACTATTTGTTATCAGGTTAATTGTGATAGCTATATTAGGTGGAATAGTTGGGGCAAGTCTAATCAATTTTGATCGTCAATCTATTTTAATAGGAACTATAACTGGGATTATAATTGTTCTTATTTTATCGTCAATGACTTATTATACTTATGATTTATCAAAGTTTAATGATCCCAATTTTGAGGGAATGTTAGAAGCAGCGCCATGGATGATTGGTATGATTCAAAAGGGGTTAGATAGCATAGATCAATTAGGTGAAGAGATGCAATTGATTGCTTCAAATATGGCAGAGTTATTCTCAAAAGTCGACACTTTACGACCTTTAAGCAGAGTAACTGGGGATTTAAAGGTTTTACATATTACAGATATTCATAATAATCCTGTTGCTTTACCCTTTGTAGAACAGATAGTAGATAGCTTTGCAGTAGATTTAATTATTGACACAGGAGATATTACCGATTATGGTACTCCCCTTGAAGGTGAATTATTAAGGAGAATAGATGATTTAAATGTCCCTTATATCTTTATAGCAGGTAATCATGATTCTCCAGATATTGTAGAGAGTATGAGAGAGTTTGAGAATGTAATCGTCTTACAAGCAGATGTAATCAATATTAAGGGGTTAGTGGTAGCGGGGGTAGAAGATCCTGCTGCTAAGAGTAATCAGATTAAGCCTTTACAAGAAGAGGATATGGAAGAGTATAAACAGGGGTTAGAAGAGTTAATTGCTAGATTAAAGGTAAGTCCTGATATAGTGATTACTCATAACTTTAAGTTAGGAAAAGGATTATTAGGGGAGATTCCCCTATTACTACATGGTCATGACCATGTATTTAAGATTTATGATATAAAAGGGACTACAATTATAGATGCAGGAACTACTGGTGCTTCTGGTATTAGAGGTTTACAGAGTGAGCAAGGGATACCTTATTCTGTAGCTTTATTACATTATAATAAGGAGGAAGAGGTTAATTTAGAGAAGTGGTCCTTAGATGTAGTTGATATTATTAAGTTTTATGATCGGCATAGTGGATTTATCTTAGAAAGAAAGTTGATTAATGATAAAGAAATGGATAAAGAAGAAGGAGATTAG
- a CDS encoding competence/damage-inducible protein A — protein sequence MKAEIITIGTELLLGQIIDSNSQWIGQRLAEIGVNLYYKATVGDNKERVLDTLKNSINRSDIIITTGGLGPTQDDLTRECIGEALGLELIKDEELLMDIRDYFDKMGHEMADNNIKQAYLPEGAVAIDNPEGTAPGILINQDGKVIVAMPGVPIEMKAMMIETVLPYLKKKFSKGEVIKSRVIKTCGIGESSLEELITDILTEQTNPTIAPLASQGEVKLRLTAKANSEEEADRLINLKEAKLQERIGEYIYGYDDDNLEGVVAKLLWDQKLTIATAESCTGGLIGDRLTSIAGSSAYFERGIISYSNQAKMDLLKVKKSTLEKYGAVSSQTAKEMAKGVRNLSKTDIGLSTTGIAGPGGESLEKPVGLVYMAIADKDGVESYRYQFNGSRERVKYMTSQMILNLLRKRLLAKS from the coding sequence ATGAAGGCTGAGATTATTACAATTGGGACAGAACTGTTATTGGGGCAGATTATAGATAGTAATTCCCAATGGATAGGACAGAGGTTAGCAGAGATAGGTGTTAACCTGTATTATAAAGCGACAGTTGGAGATAATAAAGAGAGGGTTTTAGATACACTCAAAAACTCCATTAACCGTTCTGATATCATTATTACAACAGGAGGTTTAGGACCGACTCAAGATGACCTAACTAGAGAGTGTATAGGTGAAGCTTTAGGCTTAGAATTGATTAAAGATGAAGAGCTATTGATGGATATAAGGGATTATTTTGATAAAATGGGGCATGAAATGGCTGATAATAATATCAAACAGGCTTATTTACCAGAAGGTGCAGTGGCTATTGATAACCCTGAAGGTACAGCTCCAGGTATATTAATAAATCAAGATGGGAAGGTTATTGTAGCGATGCCAGGAGTTCCCATAGAGATGAAAGCAATGATGATTGAAACTGTGCTTCCATATCTAAAGAAGAAATTTTCAAAGGGTGAGGTGATTAAATCTAGAGTAATCAAAACCTGTGGGATAGGAGAATCCTCTCTAGAAGAGTTAATTACAGATATCTTAACAGAACAGACAAACCCTACGATTGCACCTTTAGCCAGTCAAGGTGAAGTAAAATTGAGATTAACAGCTAAAGCTAATAGTGAAGAAGAAGCTGATAGATTGATTAATTTAAAGGAAGCTAAGTTGCAAGAACGTATAGGAGAGTATATTTATGGCTATGATGATGATAACTTAGAAGGGGTAGTTGCTAAGTTATTATGGGATCAGAAACTGACAATAGCAACAGCAGAATCTTGTACAGGAGGATTGATTGGTGATAGATTGACCAGTATAGCAGGTAGTTCTGCTTATTTTGAAAGGGGAATCATTAGCTATAGTAATCAAGCTAAGATGGATCTATTAAAGGTTAAGAAGAGCACACTAGAAAAGTATGGTGCTGTCAGTAGCCAAACAGCTAAAGAGATGGCTAAGGGTGTAAGGAATTTATCTAAAACTGATATAGGCTTATCTACTACAGGCATTGCTGGACCAGGTGGAGAGAGCTTAGAAAAACCTGTTGGTCTGGTCTATATGGCTATAGCTGATAAAGATGGTGTAGAAAGCTATAGATATCAATTCAATGGTAGTAGAGAAAGGGTTAAGTATATGACATCACAGATGATTTTAAATCTATTAAGAAAGAGGCTTTTGGCTAAAAGCTAA
- a CDS encoding DUF4912 domain-containing protein: MAAEEANSSKVNINTATIEELTSLKGIGPTLAGRIVDYREMKGRFESLEELKLVSGIGKKLFAGIKDEITNEIQEVNLKQLDEDKEVPSSDEVVEDKKKEFELNEGIDIVNEYQVPQKYGVNELVLQVKNPKTAHLYWEYTEDKINEVIAQTGIDDINEAKLSLRVHNVTADSEYDIEIGLENDSWWLNELETTNSYFVNLGVVDGEGNFHSILQSNKITMPTNKVSDRLDEEWMTLKETMEQVYLLSGGLLFEERESGYSSVDILKKLESNNEIYDLDQIYSSIELLKGTLK; this comes from the coding sequence ATGGCAGCAGAAGAAGCTAATTCTTCTAAGGTGAATATTAACACTGCTACGATTGAAGAATTGACAAGTTTAAAGGGAATAGGTCCTACTCTAGCAGGTAGAATTGTTGATTATCGTGAAATGAAAGGACGCTTTGAGAGTTTAGAAGAGTTGAAGTTGGTATCAGGGATTGGAAAGAAACTATTTGCAGGAATAAAAGATGAGATTACTAATGAAATCCAAGAAGTAAATTTAAAGCAATTAGATGAAGATAAAGAGGTACCGTCAAGTGATGAGGTAGTTGAAGATAAGAAGAAAGAGTTTGAGTTGAATGAAGGGATAGATATTGTTAATGAATATCAAGTTCCACAGAAGTATGGGGTTAATGAGTTGGTCTTACAGGTTAAAAATCCTAAGACAGCTCATCTGTATTGGGAGTATACTGAGGATAAGATAAATGAAGTAATAGCCCAAACTGGTATCGATGATATTAATGAGGCTAAGTTATCCTTAAGGGTTCACAATGTAACTGCAGACTCAGAGTATGACATTGAAATTGGTTTAGAAAATGATAGTTGGTGGTTAAATGAGTTAGAGACTACTAATAGTTATTTTGTAAATTTAGGGGTAGTAGATGGAGAAGGTAATTTCCACTCTATACTTCAATCTAATAAAATCACTATGCCAACTAATAAAGTAAGTGATAGATTAGATGAAGAATGGATGACTCTTAAAGAGACTATGGAGCAAGTGTACTTATTATCTGGTGGATTATTATTTGAAGAGAGAGAAAGCGGATATAGCTCTGTGGATATTCTTAAAAAGTTAGAGTCAAATAATGAAATTTATGATTTAGATCAAATTTATAGCTCTATTGAACTATTAAAGGGTACTTTAAAATAA
- a CDS encoding AAA family ATPase produces the protein MAKDFGLGVGLAMIIFLAVNGINLFPMVLLGGLGYFLFNSLNKQALGDNFAISNKDDNKVPKVDFADIGGQDSAKNELLEALEFVKSREEIKKLGIRPLKGLMLSGPPGTGKTLMAKAAANYIDSIFISTSGSEFIEMYAGVGAKRVRKLFKDARDKAKKADKNNAIIFIDEIDVLGGKRGSNSSHMEYDQTLNQLLVELDGISVDDQVNVLVVGATNRIDILDEALLRPGRFDRIVKVDLPDREGREHILKIHTHNKPLADDVDLAQLAKETFRFSGAQLESLTNEAAIMAMREDAEKINKTHFKEAIDKVMMGEKLNRRPNKEELKRVAYHEVGHALLGEIVNPKSVSNITITSRGRALGYVRHNPEDDYYLQTIDYLKNQIAVLVAGSLVEEEILGNRSTGASNDFEKAIQIAKQIIFSGMSKLGVVSKDSLPGKLLHETTSEIIAEQEEIVRKEIKANQEFIHQVVEILLEEESITGDEFRELLSKKEDRVA, from the coding sequence ATGGCTAAAGATTTTGGATTAGGAGTTGGATTAGCAATGATTATCTTCTTAGCTGTTAATGGAATCAATCTCTTTCCAATGGTACTTTTGGGAGGCTTAGGTTACTTTTTATTCAATTCATTAAACAAGCAGGCTTTAGGGGATAACTTTGCTATTTCAAATAAAGATGATAATAAGGTTCCAAAGGTAGACTTTGCTGATATTGGTGGACAGGATTCAGCTAAGAATGAATTATTAGAAGCATTAGAGTTTGTCAAGAGTAGGGAAGAGATTAAGAAGTTAGGGATTAGACCATTAAAAGGGTTAATGTTAAGTGGTCCTCCAGGAACTGGTAAGACCCTAATGGCTAAAGCAGCAGCCAACTACATCGATTCTATATTCATCTCCACTTCAGGAAGTGAATTTATCGAGATGTATGCAGGGGTTGGTGCTAAAAGGGTTAGAAAATTATTTAAGGATGCCCGTGATAAGGCTAAGAAAGCAGATAAAAATAATGCGATTATCTTTATCGATGAGATTGATGTGTTAGGTGGTAAGCGTGGTAGTAACTCTAGCCATATGGAATATGATCAGACCCTTAACCAATTACTAGTGGAGCTTGATGGCATCAGTGTAGATGACCAAGTCAATGTCTTAGTAGTTGGTGCTACAAACAGAATTGATATTCTAGATGAGGCTCTGTTAAGACCAGGGCGTTTTGATCGTATTGTAAAGGTAGATTTACCAGATAGAGAGGGTAGAGAGCATATCTTAAAGATTCATACCCATAATAAGCCTTTAGCTGATGATGTTGATTTAGCACAATTAGCTAAAGAGACCTTCCGTTTCTCTGGTGCTCAATTAGAGAGCTTGACCAATGAAGCAGCTATTATGGCTATGCGTGAAGATGCAGAGAAGATCAATAAGACCCACTTTAAAGAGGCTATTGATAAAGTGATGATGGGTGAGAAGTTAAATCGTCGCCCAAATAAAGAGGAATTAAAGCGAGTAGCTTATCATGAGGTTGGACATGCCTTATTGGGGGAGATAGTAAATCCAAAGTCAGTATCTAATATTACAATTACTTCTCGCGGTAGAGCCTTAGGTTATGTTCGCCATAATCCAGAAGATGACTATTACCTACAGACTATCGACTACTTAAAGAATCAGATTGCTGTCTTGGTAGCCGGTTCTTTAGTAGAAGAAGAGATTTTAGGTAATAGAAGTACAGGAGCAAGTAATGACTTTGAGAAGGCAATTCAGATTGCTAAGCAGATTATCTTCTCAGGAATGTCCAAATTAGGAGTGGTAAGTAAGGACAGCCTTCCAGGTAAGCTATTACACGAGACTACCTCTGAAATCATTGCAGAGCAAGAAGAAATAGTAAGAAAAGAGATTAAAGCTAATCAAGAGTTTATTCACCAAGTAGTAGAAATTTTATTAGAAGAAGAGAGTATTACAGGTGATGAGTTTAGAGAATTATTATCTAAAAAAGAAGACAGAGTAGCTTAA